The sequence TTCGGCCGCGGCGGTGCGAGTAGACGCGCAACGCGCGGCCCGCGTGCTCGCCATGGAAGCCAATCCGGCAAGGCCTGGTGAAGTATGACCGAGTCCGCAAACACACCGCTCCTCGACGAGTTGCCTGCATGGCTCGAAGGCTGGGAGAAATGTATCCAGTCTGTGCTTTCGCAGACGACCGGCCAGAGCGTCGTTTTTGAGGCATCGGCAGAGACACTGCCGAATGCGGAATCCGACTTGTGGTTCACCGTAGTCGTCGGAGGGGCCGTGCGCGGCGAGATGTCGTTACGTTTGCCGGCTGCTACCGGCATCCGCCTGGCGCAAAAATTTCTTCAGGAAACGGAACCAGCGCCGGACTCACCCACCGCAGACCACAAAGAGGCGCTCGAAGAACTGTTTCGTCAGATCGCAGGGCAAGCCGCCACTGCGCTGGCATCCACGGCAGGCGGAGAAGTGCAATTTCACCTGGCTGGTTCGGGAGCGCCTTCGTGGTCAGCATCGAGCAACAGGAATCTGCATACCCGCGACGAAGCGGGAGCGTCCATTTCCATTGAGCTTCAGATCAGCGCTGCACTGGCAGGCGCATTGCAGGCCAGTCACGAACCACCCGCACCCAAATCTTCTACGCCGGTGCTTACAGAGATTTCACCCTCTCCGGGGACCGCTCGCTACGAACGATTGCGCGACGTGATTCTCGAGGTCAAGTTGCGTTTTGGAAGCCGTCGCATGGTACTCCGCGATGTGCTGGCGCTCAGCGCAGGCGTGGTGGTGGAACTCGACAGCAATGTGAATTCTCCTGTCGATCTGCTGCTCGACGGCAGGGTTGCTGCGCAGGGCGATGTGGTGGTGGTCGACGGTAAATATGGACTACGCGTGACTGCGGTACTCGATTCCGCACCACCGTCGTAAGGAAAACACTATGCGCGAAGTTGGGCAGATCTTGAAGTGGCTGGAGCACCGGACAAGGGAATTCGAGCACTCCAAGTCGGGCTGCGGCCTCATCCTGTGTGCAGGGCCGAAGTCGCCGTGGGCACGATTATGGAAGAAACGAAGTGGAGCTCTTCTGCAAGGCGAGTTCTATTGCCAGCGGGAATGCCTGGAAATTGCATTGACGGCACAGCTGGCGCGTCTGCACGCGCTGAATCCGGCGCCGCCTCCTTCCAACCGCATTCCTCTGGGACTGCTCATGGTGGCGCGCGGCTGGCTCACTCATGAACAGGTAGTGAAGGCTCTGGCTGCGCAAGAGAAGGCCCGCACTGGACAGATCGGGGACTGGTTCGAGCGACTCGGATTCGCCACCGAACAACAGGTCACTTCAGCGCTTGCTTTGCAATGGGGATGTCCGGTGACCTCCTCGTTGGATTCGGCAGCGATCCAGCCATTCGACCGGATTCCGCTCGGGATTCTGGAAGCTTTCCAGATGATTCCCGTGCATTTCGTCCGAGCGACGAACACGGTTTACATCGCGTTCGGGCAACGGGTGGATCATGCCGCGCTCTATGCGATCGAAAAAATTCTCGGCTGCCGCACTCAGCCCTGTGTCGCCGGGCGCAGGCATGTTGCCGACGAACTGGTCCGTATGCGACAACAGCCCCGGCCCCGCGAACTGGCATTTGGTCCCATGCGAGACTTCGCCGAAATTGGACGAGTCAGTGTCAGCTACATGTTGAAGCTGGGCGCCGAGGACGCCACCTTGGGCCGAGTTGGTGACTTTATCTGGCTTCGCGTGCGGGTCCGCAATGCTCATACGGACGTGGTATTCCGGTTGGAGAGTAGAGTTCGCGCTGCAAAATCGGCAGTCGGGTTGGGGTATTCTTCGACCGACGCCAGTGAGATTGCTTTGATCGGATGAGGAAGAATCAATAGAGCTTGAAGTTTACTTGGACGCTGATCAGCACCAGCACAGGGTGGCCATCCCTAGTAGCCGGATCGAACCGCCACGTTTCCACAGCCTTGATCGCCTGTTCGTCCAGCCCGAGGCCCGCGGGCTTCATGATTCGGATATCGTGCGCTAGTCCGTCCGTTCCTACAACCACCGACAATATGGATTGCGCCGCGTACCCTGCCTGCCGAGCAAATTCCGAATATTCTGGTTCCGGATCGTACTTCAATTGGGGCGGAGAGACACCACCGCCCACGGGAACGACGGGTGCTGAGTGGTCTTGCGCTACCGGTACATTGTCCTTATCTTGCTTATCCTTCGATGCGAACCACGCCTTCCAAACATCGGGAAGCGCGTTCTTGAGTGGCTCGTCCGCCGCGAGAAACACCACTTCCATCACCTTCGCTACGTCTGGAATCTCCGGCTGCGCCGTGCCACACTCCAGTTCAATCTCAATCCCGCCATGTTTCGAGGCCCACTCGTCGATTTTCTTGATTCTGAAAATCTTCCTCGAGGGATCCTCCTTCGTTATGGAACCGAGATCACGAAATTGATTGCTACCAGGGTCCAAGAACAGGAACAACCGTTGCGCCTTGATGTGCAGGACT is a genomic window of Acidobacteriota bacterium containing:
- a CDS encoding FliM/FliN family flagellar motor switch protein, giving the protein MTESANTPLLDELPAWLEGWEKCIQSVLSQTTGQSVVFEASAETLPNAESDLWFTVVVGGAVRGEMSLRLPAATGIRLAQKFLQETEPAPDSPTADHKEALEELFRQIAGQAATALASTAGGEVQFHLAGSGAPSWSASSNRNLHTRDEAGASISIELQISAALAGALQASHEPPAPKSSTPVLTEISPSPGTARYERLRDVILEVKLRFGSRRMVLRDVLALSAGVVVELDSNVNSPVDLLLDGRVAAQGDVVVVDGKYGLRVTAVLDSAPPS
- a CDS encoding energy transducer TonB; this encodes MKFRRPLHACIGVALLFGAPMIAHAVASKSDLQAAYGNKILTLRQAYPGASLHFGADGKLSPPAAPGPWTVDGQVRVQDISLQAGVLHIKAQRLFLFLDPGSNQFRDLGSITKEDPSRKIFRIKKIDEWASKHGGIEIELECGTAQPEIPDVAKVMEVVFLAADEPLKNALPDVWKAWFASKDKQDKDNVPVAQDHSAPVVPVGGGVSPPQLKYDPEPEYSEFARQAGYAAQSILSVVVGTDGLAHDIRIMKPAGLGLDEQAIKAVETWRFDPATRDGHPVLVLISVQVNFKLY